The following are encoded together in the Actinoplanes sp. N902-109 genome:
- a CDS encoding biotin/lipoyl-containing protein translates to MTDRTDELEVIGDRLAFAPASETAMKALCDGVAELLRVAPRPPGRLRVRLGDVSVDLTWPTAAPAGPADATTAAPPMPGPDSTEPATETLHQVVSPLVGTFYRAPQPGAKPFVEVGDTVFAGQQLGLLEAMKLLHPLEADRPGRVAAILADDAAPVQYGQPLIHIEPELDGEDADV, encoded by the coding sequence ATGACGGACCGCACCGACGAGCTGGAGGTCATCGGGGATCGGCTCGCCTTCGCACCGGCATCGGAGACCGCCATGAAGGCGCTCTGCGACGGGGTGGCCGAGCTGCTCCGGGTGGCGCCCCGGCCACCCGGGCGGCTGCGGGTCCGGCTGGGCGACGTGAGCGTCGACCTGACCTGGCCCACGGCGGCACCGGCCGGACCGGCGGACGCCACCACGGCGGCCCCGCCGATGCCCGGCCCGGACAGCACCGAGCCGGCCACGGAGACGCTGCACCAGGTGGTGTCGCCGCTGGTCGGCACGTTCTACCGGGCGCCGCAGCCGGGCGCGAAACCGTTCGTCGAAGTGGGCGACACGGTCTTCGCCGGTCAGCAGCTGGGACTGCTGGAGGCGATGAAGCTGCTGCACCCGCTGGAGGCGGACCGGCCGGGCCGGGTCGCCGCGATCCTGGCCGACGATGCGGCACCGGTCCAGTACGGGCAGCCGCTGATCCACATCGAGCCGGAGCTGGACGGCGAGGACGCGGATGTTTGA
- a CDS encoding 4Fe-4S binding protein, translated as MSYVITSRCVGTKDQSCIEVCPVDCIHDAGEQLIIDPAECVDCDACRPVCPADAIFFEKDVPAEEAGSIAAARQRFGVADPH; from the coding sequence ATGTCGTACGTCATCACCAGCCGTTGCGTGGGAACCAAGGACCAGTCCTGCATCGAGGTCTGCCCGGTCGACTGCATCCACGACGCCGGCGAACAGCTGATCATCGACCCGGCCGAGTGTGTCGACTGTGACGCCTGCCGGCCGGTCTGCCCGGCCGACGCCATCTTCTTCGAGAAGGACGTCCCGGCCGAGGAGGCCGGCTCCATCGCCGCGGCCCGGCAGCGTTTCGGCGTGGCCGACCCGCACTGA
- a CDS encoding antibiotic biosynthesis monooxygenase has product MTGEVRVLVYHATEDADGVLAAYHRVSAEMAQVPGQLGNELLRSVHDDSGFVVLSRWRDLAAFTRWEAGPEHKETTALLRRYRDRRMTTPFGVYQVSAAY; this is encoded by the coding sequence GTGACCGGCGAGGTCCGGGTGCTGGTCTACCACGCCACCGAGGACGCCGACGGCGTGCTGGCGGCCTACCACCGGGTGAGCGCCGAGATGGCCCAGGTGCCCGGGCAGCTGGGCAACGAGCTGCTGCGGTCGGTGCACGACGACAGCGGGTTCGTGGTGCTCAGCCGGTGGCGTGACCTGGCCGCCTTCACCAGGTGGGAGGCCGGTCCCGAGCACAAGGAGACCACCGCGCTGCTGCGCCGCTACCGGGACCGGCGGATGACCACGCCGTTCGGGGTCTACCAGGTCAGCGCGGCCTACTAG
- a CDS encoding SDR family NAD(P)-dependent oxidoreductase yields MDFGLHGKRVLVTGGTRGIGRGIVLTLARAGAAVLTCHRQGGERAETLERELKEIGGDHHLVRADVSRPEEVTALLAECSSRFGGLDGVVNNAGVISHVPYAELPLAEWQRVLDTNVTATFQVIQGALPLLGEGASIVNIGSKVAEVGIPLRAHYTAAKAAVAGLTRSLAKELGPRGIRVNVVAPGVIETEAMAELPAEQREQLTARYRQKTALGRLGRPAEVGGVVGFLLGDQSSYITGATVHVDGGIS; encoded by the coding sequence GCAAGAGAGTTCTGGTCACCGGCGGCACCCGGGGGATCGGCCGTGGCATCGTGCTCACGCTGGCCCGCGCCGGGGCCGCCGTGCTCACCTGCCACCGCCAGGGCGGCGAGCGCGCCGAGACCCTCGAACGCGAGCTCAAGGAGATCGGCGGCGACCACCATCTGGTACGCGCCGACGTGAGCCGCCCCGAGGAGGTGACCGCGCTGCTGGCCGAGTGCTCGTCGCGGTTCGGCGGTCTCGACGGTGTGGTCAACAACGCCGGCGTGATCAGCCATGTGCCGTACGCCGAACTGCCGCTCGCCGAGTGGCAGCGGGTCCTGGACACCAACGTGACCGCCACGTTCCAGGTCATCCAGGGCGCCCTGCCGCTGCTCGGGGAGGGTGCTTCGATCGTCAACATCGGGTCCAAGGTGGCCGAGGTCGGCATCCCGCTGCGCGCGCACTACACGGCGGCCAAGGCGGCCGTCGCGGGGCTCACCCGCTCGCTGGCCAAGGAGCTGGGGCCGCGGGGCATCCGGGTCAACGTCGTCGCGCCCGGCGTGATCGAGACCGAGGCGATGGCCGAGCTCCCGGCCGAGCAGCGCGAGCAGCTCACCGCCCGCTACCGGCAGAAGACCGCGCTCGGCCGGCTGGGCCGGCCCGCCGAGGTCGGCGGGGTGGTCGGCTTCCTGCTCGGCGACCAGTCGTCCTACATCACCGGCGCGACCGTGCACGTCGACGGCGGCATCTCGTGA
- the accD gene encoding acetyl-CoA carboxylase, carboxyltransferase subunit beta, translating into MTMPAADGNGSIWRAARWVGALLFAGLEAMGRNYYGAPGDTAQPTQGDIVSETIHQAGTKVPPEPGEWLACPSCRSMVYGKRFQRLGRVCPECGWHSALSASERIDQLFDTGSAVPIWPRSTVDDPLAFTDLVPYGKRLAEARRQTGNEDAVLVAHGTIGGRPVVAAVMDFRFLGGSLGVAAGEAITCAAERALSEGVPLLIVTASGGARMQEGVLSLMQMAKTSNAMAALDEAGLLTITLVTDPTYGGVSASFATLADVIIAEPRARMGFAGPRVIEQTVRERLPEGFQTAEFLAEHGLIDDVRPRAELPHTLRNLLMLAQTDPGPQWGEDETDPVVRDPEALTVRAPEEMLRLARRLDRPTTLDHILQWMDGFVELHGDRGQADCPAIVAGAGLLDGLPVMVIGHQKGHTTAQLVRRDFGMPSPAGYRKAARVLRLAAKLRIPVLTLVDTPGAAPGIEAENRGQAFAIAECIRTMGKLPVPVVSVVMGEGGSGGALALAAADRVLICANAYYSVISPEGCAAILWKSPEARDTAAAALKLDARSLLRLGVVDGVVPEPDGGAHTDPAGVSELIRSAVVSALRDLRSTPAAELRRLRRVRYRRYGVERPAATERN; encoded by the coding sequence ATGACCATGCCGGCTGCCGACGGGAACGGCTCGATCTGGCGGGCCGCGCGGTGGGTGGGCGCGCTGCTGTTCGCCGGCTTGGAGGCGATGGGCAGGAACTACTACGGCGCACCGGGAGACACCGCGCAACCAACTCAGGGAGACATCGTGAGCGAGACGATCCACCAGGCCGGGACCAAGGTCCCGCCGGAGCCCGGCGAGTGGCTGGCTTGCCCGTCCTGCCGGTCGATGGTGTACGGCAAACGGTTCCAGCGGCTGGGGCGGGTCTGCCCGGAGTGCGGCTGGCACAGTGCGCTGAGCGCCTCGGAGCGCATCGACCAGCTGTTCGACACCGGCTCGGCGGTGCCGATCTGGCCCCGGAGCACCGTCGACGACCCGCTCGCCTTCACCGACCTGGTGCCGTACGGCAAACGGCTGGCCGAGGCACGCCGGCAGACCGGGAACGAGGACGCGGTGCTGGTCGCGCACGGCACGATCGGCGGCCGGCCGGTGGTCGCCGCGGTGATGGACTTCCGGTTCCTGGGCGGCAGTCTGGGTGTCGCGGCCGGGGAGGCGATCACCTGTGCCGCCGAACGCGCGTTGTCCGAGGGCGTACCCCTGCTGATCGTGACCGCCTCCGGTGGCGCGCGGATGCAGGAGGGCGTGCTGTCGCTGATGCAGATGGCCAAGACCAGCAACGCGATGGCCGCGCTGGACGAGGCCGGGCTGCTGACCATCACCCTGGTCACCGACCCGACCTACGGCGGGGTGTCGGCCTCGTTCGCCACGCTCGCCGACGTCATCATCGCCGAGCCGCGCGCCCGGATGGGCTTCGCCGGGCCACGGGTGATCGAGCAGACCGTCCGGGAGCGGCTGCCCGAGGGCTTCCAGACCGCCGAGTTCCTGGCCGAGCACGGCCTGATCGACGACGTCCGGCCGCGGGCGGAGTTGCCGCACACGTTGCGGAACCTGCTCATGCTCGCCCAGACCGACCCGGGACCGCAGTGGGGCGAGGACGAGACCGATCCGGTGGTACGAGACCCCGAGGCGCTCACGGTCCGGGCGCCGGAGGAGATGCTGCGGCTGGCCCGCCGGCTGGACCGGCCCACCACCCTCGACCACATCCTGCAGTGGATGGACGGCTTCGTCGAGCTGCACGGCGACCGCGGCCAGGCCGACTGCCCGGCGATCGTGGCCGGCGCCGGCCTGCTCGACGGTCTGCCGGTCATGGTGATCGGCCATCAGAAGGGGCACACGACCGCTCAACTGGTCCGGCGTGACTTCGGCATGCCGTCCCCGGCCGGGTACCGCAAGGCGGCGCGGGTGCTGCGGCTGGCCGCCAAGCTGCGCATCCCGGTGCTGACCCTGGTGGACACCCCCGGCGCCGCGCCCGGCATCGAGGCGGAGAACCGCGGTCAGGCGTTCGCCATCGCCGAGTGCATCCGGACGATGGGCAAACTGCCCGTCCCGGTGGTCAGCGTCGTGATGGGCGAGGGCGGCAGCGGTGGCGCGCTGGCGCTGGCAGCCGCCGACCGGGTGCTGATCTGCGCCAACGCCTACTACTCGGTGATCAGCCCGGAGGGGTGCGCGGCCATCCTGTGGAAGTCGCCGGAGGCCCGCGACACCGCCGCCGCGGCGTTGAAGCTGGATGCCCGCTCGCTGTTGCGCCTGGGCGTGGTGGACGGCGTGGTGCCCGAACCGGACGGTGGCGCGCACACCGACCCCGCGGGCGTGAGCGAACTGATCCGGTCGGCCGTCGTGTCGGCCCTGCGCGACCTGCGCTCGACACCCGCGGCGGAACTACGCCGCCTGCGGCGGGTGCGCTACCGGCGGTACGGCGTCGAACGCCCCGCGGCGACAGAGAGGAACTGA
- a CDS encoding antibiotic biosynthesis monooxygenase → MSAGATFRVQLRMHIRPGMEADFERVWLEIGDGVTGHPANRGQWLAKDAENEGVYVIVSDWTDEASFRVFEHSEGHLRHRERLHPFRSGGDMSTMTIVAYLPSAAGVTP, encoded by the coding sequence GTGAGCGCCGGCGCGACGTTCCGGGTGCAGCTGCGGATGCACATCCGGCCCGGCATGGAGGCCGACTTCGAACGGGTGTGGCTGGAGATCGGCGACGGGGTCACCGGGCATCCGGCCAACCGCGGCCAGTGGCTCGCCAAGGACGCCGAGAACGAGGGCGTCTACGTCATCGTCAGCGACTGGACCGACGAGGCCAGCTTCCGGGTGTTCGAGCACAGCGAGGGGCATCTGCGCCACCGCGAGCGGCTGCACCCGTTCCGCAGCGGCGGCGACATGTCCACCATGACCATCGTCGCCTACCTGCCCTCGGCGGCCGGGGTGACACCGTGA
- a CDS encoding acetyl/propionyl/methylcrotonyl-CoA carboxylase subunit alpha has translation MFDTLLIANRGEIALRVVRTCREMGIRSVVVHSTADRRSAAVLSADEAVQIGPGPARRSYLSAPAIIEAARQTGAQAVHPGYGFLSEDPDFAEICAANDLVFIGPRPDVMARLGDKATARALMSAAGLPVLPGSAGPVSSVGEAVEEAARIGLPLIIKAAAGGGGRGMTLVHDQRDLVPAFRQTRAAALAVFGDGRVYLERFWENARHVEVQVLGDDRGTVLHLGERDCSVQRRYQKLVEESPAPALEPDVAAGLTDTAVRGAAAVGYTGAGTFEFLVQGDEFAFIEVNCRIQVEHPVTELVTGIDLVREQIRVAAGLPLSVRQEDIVPRGVAVECRVNAEDPARDFAPCPGLLEEFTVPGGPFVRVDTHAYAGWQVPPDYDSLLAKVIAWAPDRAQALDRLDRALAEFRISGPGVRTTAPLIRAVIADPVFRAAEHSTSFLAERPDLGG, from the coding sequence ATGTTTGACACGCTGCTGATCGCCAACCGCGGCGAGATCGCGCTGCGGGTCGTACGGACCTGCCGGGAGATGGGCATCCGCAGCGTCGTGGTGCACTCCACCGCCGACCGCCGGTCGGCCGCGGTGCTGTCCGCCGACGAGGCGGTGCAGATCGGCCCCGGCCCGGCCCGGCGCAGCTACCTCTCGGCCCCGGCGATCATCGAGGCGGCCCGGCAGACCGGTGCGCAGGCCGTGCACCCGGGCTACGGGTTCCTCTCCGAGGACCCGGACTTCGCCGAGATCTGCGCCGCCAACGACCTGGTCTTCATCGGCCCCCGGCCGGATGTGATGGCCCGCCTCGGCGACAAGGCCACCGCGCGGGCGCTGATGTCGGCGGCCGGTCTGCCCGTGCTGCCGGGCAGTGCCGGCCCGGTGAGCAGCGTCGGCGAGGCGGTCGAGGAGGCGGCCCGGATCGGTCTGCCGCTGATCATCAAGGCGGCGGCCGGCGGGGGCGGGCGGGGCATGACCCTGGTGCACGACCAGCGCGACCTGGTGCCCGCGTTCCGCCAGACCAGGGCGGCGGCGCTGGCGGTCTTCGGGGACGGCCGGGTCTATCTGGAGCGGTTCTGGGAGAACGCCCGGCACGTCGAGGTCCAGGTGCTCGGTGACGATCGGGGCACGGTGCTGCACCTGGGTGAGCGGGACTGCTCGGTGCAGCGCCGCTACCAGAAGCTGGTGGAGGAGAGCCCGGCCCCGGCGCTCGAACCGGACGTGGCCGCCGGGCTCACCGACACGGCGGTACGCGGCGCGGCGGCGGTCGGCTACACCGGCGCCGGCACGTTCGAGTTCCTGGTGCAGGGCGACGAGTTCGCCTTCATCGAGGTCAACTGCCGGATCCAGGTGGAACATCCGGTCACCGAACTGGTGACCGGCATCGACCTGGTGCGCGAACAGATCCGGGTGGCCGCGGGCCTGCCGTTGTCGGTGCGGCAGGAGGACATCGTGCCGCGCGGCGTGGCGGTCGAGTGCCGGGTGAACGCGGAGGACCCGGCCCGCGACTTCGCGCCCTGCCCGGGCCTGCTGGAGGAGTTCACCGTGCCTGGCGGCCCGTTCGTGCGGGTGGACACCCATGCGTACGCGGGCTGGCAGGTGCCGCCGGACTACGACTCGCTGCTGGCCAAGGTGATCGCCTGGGCCCCGGACCGGGCGCAGGCGCTGGACCGGCTGGACCGGGCGCTGGCCGAGTTCCGGATCTCCGGGCCCGGGGTGCGCACCACCGCCCCGCTGATCCGCGCGGTCATCGCCGACCCGGTGTTCCGGGCGGCCGAGCACTCGACCAGCTTCCTGGCCGAGCGGCCGGACCTCGGCGGCTGA